A stretch of the Notolabrus celidotus isolate fNotCel1 chromosome 3, fNotCel1.pri, whole genome shotgun sequence genome encodes the following:
- the lysmd2 gene encoding lysM and putative peptidoglycan-binding domain-containing protein 2, giving the protein MAEFSPVLPMRDGGGRLGQPIFPRSRSGSESESELSQSLARTKIRSYGSTASVTASLGEKYIEHRVTDSDTLQGIALKYGVTMEQVKRANKLFSNDCIFLKNSLNIPVLSERRFIFNGLSLESPDGDAEAACQEADSPCVVTQDIEGPTPPPSPPPEDSKPPQPEELSAKDFLHRLDLQIKQSKQAARRLKEEEVRNNEEDYTAPTTSYQEI; this is encoded by the exons ATGGCGGAGTTCTCGCCCGTCCTGCCGATGCGGGATGGAGGAGGACGGTTGGGCCAGCCCATCTTCCCTCGGTCCAGGTCCGGGTCCGAGTCAGAGAGCGAACTGTCCCAGAGCCTGGCCAGAACCAAGATCCGGTCCTACGGCAGCACAGCGAGCGTCACGGCCTCTCTTGGGGAGAAATACATAGAGCATCGGGTTACAGACAGTGACACCCTGCAGGGGATTGCTCTCAAATACGGAGTCACG ATGGAGCAGGTGAAGAGAGCCAATAAGCTGTTCAGCAATGACTGCATTTTTCTAAAGAACAGCCTCAACATCCCCGTGCTGTCGGAGAGGCGCTTCATTTTCAACGGACTGTCTCTGGAGTCTCCTGATGGGGACGCTGAAGCAGCATGCCAGGAGGCAGATTCACCCTGTGTTGTGACGCAGGACATCGAGGGACCCACGCCTCCCCCTTCCCCTCCCCCTGAGGACTCCAAACCCCCCCAGCCTGAGGAGCTGTCAGCAAAAGACTTCTTACACAGACTGGACTTGCAAATAAAACAGTCAAAGCAGGCAGCTCGCAGGCTGAAAGAAGAGGAAGTAAG